The Bacteroidales bacterium genome has a segment encoding these proteins:
- a CDS encoding sigma-54 dependent transcriptional regulator, with protein MAKILVIDDERSIRNTLRDILEYENYKVDDAENGIEGLKLVNSRKYDVILLDIKMPQMDGLEVLDHIMKITDTPVVMISGHGTIETAVDAIKKGAYDYIAKPLDLNRLLITIRNALDKSTLIKETKTLKQETAQTWEMIGQSDAMMQVKELIDRVAPTNARVLIQGSNGTGKELVAQWLHHKSQRAQAPFIEVNCAAIPSELIESQLFGHEKGSFTSAIKQRKGDFELAHGGTLFLDEIGDMSVSAQAKVLRALQENKITRVGGEKEIVVDVRIIAATNKHLSEEIEQGRFREDLYHRLSVIIIEVPDLSQRHGDIPLLAQHFMEEVAPKMGRAPLAFSAEAMEELENYNWTGNVRELRNVVERLAILCDKEVTAEDVSRYVHPLG; from the coding sequence ATGGCCAAAATATTAGTGATTGACGACGAACGCAGCATCCGCAACACGTTGCGCGATATTCTGGAATACGAAAATTACAAAGTTGATGACGCCGAGAATGGCATAGAAGGTTTGAAGCTGGTCAACAGCCGCAAGTACGACGTGATTCTGCTCGACATCAAGATGCCCCAGATGGACGGCCTGGAAGTACTCGACCACATCATGAAAATTACCGACACGCCGGTGGTGATGATCTCCGGGCACGGTACCATCGAAACGGCTGTGGACGCCATCAAGAAAGGAGCTTACGACTATATTGCCAAGCCGCTCGACCTCAACCGGCTGCTCATCACTATCCGCAATGCGCTGGATAAATCTACATTGATAAAAGAAACCAAGACGCTGAAGCAGGAAACGGCGCAGACCTGGGAAATGATTGGCCAGTCGGATGCGATGATGCAGGTAAAAGAGCTGATTGACCGCGTGGCGCCCACCAACGCGCGGGTGTTGATACAAGGCAGCAACGGTACGGGTAAAGAGCTGGTGGCGCAATGGCTGCACCACAAAAGTCAACGTGCACAGGCGCCCTTTATCGAAGTCAATTGCGCAGCCATCCCAAGCGAACTCATCGAGAGCCAGCTTTTTGGCCATGAAAAGGGTTCGTTTACTTCGGCCATCAAACAACGCAAAGGTGATTTTGAGCTGGCGCATGGAGGCACGCTTTTCCTCGACGAGATCGGCGACATGAGCGTCTCGGCACAAGCCAAGGTGCTGCGGGCACTGCAGGAAAACAAGATAACACGCGTGGGCGGCGAAAAAGAGATTGTTGTGGACGTGCGGATCATTGCTGCCACCAACAAACACCTGAGTGAAGAGATAGAGCAGGGGCGCTTTCGCGAAGACCTCTATCACCGGCTAAGTGTAATCATCATCGAGGTGCCCGATCTGAGTCAGCGCCATGGTGACATCCCGCTGCTGGCGCAGCATTTTATGGAAGAGGTAGCACCAAAAATGGGAAGGGCACCTTTGGCCTTTTCGGCTGAAGCCATGGAAGAACTTGAAAACTACAACTGGACGGGCAACGTGCGGGAACTGCGCAATGTGGTGGAACGGCTGGCCATCCTCTGCGACAAAGAGGTGACAGCGGAAGATGTGAGCCGCTACGTGCATCCGCTGGGATAG
- the smpB gene encoding SsrA-binding protein SmpB — protein sequence MANIIEIKNKKASYQYFLVEELTAGMQLTGTEIKSIRLGRANIGDAFCAFKGDELFVKDMHVAVYTFGSIYNHEPKRDRKLLLNRRELKKLATKVNEKGFTIIPVLLFVNEKGLAKLNIALARGKHYYDKRETIKRKDVERDMDRAGM from the coding sequence ATGGCAAACATTATCGAGATAAAAAATAAAAAAGCTTCTTACCAATATTTTCTGGTGGAGGAGCTTACCGCTGGCATGCAGCTTACGGGTACCGAGATAAAATCGATACGCCTGGGCAGAGCCAACATCGGCGACGCGTTTTGCGCTTTCAAAGGTGACGAGCTGTTTGTGAAAGATATGCATGTGGCCGTTTATACTTTCGGAAGCATTTACAACCACGAGCCTAAGCGCGACCGCAAGCTGCTGCTCAACCGCCGTGAGCTGAAGAAATTAGCTACCAAAGTAAACGAGAAAGGTTTTACCATCATCCCGGTGTTGTTGTTTGTAAACGAAAAAGGCCTGGCCAAGCTCAATATCGCGCTGGCACGCGGAAAACATTATTACGACAAACGCGAGACCATCAAAAGGAAAGATGTGGAGCGCGACATGGACAGAGCCGGGATGTAA
- a CDS encoding DUF255 domain-containing protein — protein sequence MKKIFSVLLIGTLLFAYGTLQAQQEATIKWYTMEEAIALNKKEQKKFFVDLYTDWCGWCKKMDSNTFSDPVIAKYMNENFWPVKFDAEGSDPVTVNGQTFVNPNPDKKRSAHQLAIALLNGKMSYPSFAFLDQETRLITILPGYNTPEKIEPVLHFIVEEAYKNESFQDFQVSFKGSFNK from the coding sequence ATGAAAAAGATATTTTCAGTTTTATTAATCGGCACGCTCTTGTTTGCTTACGGTACGCTACAAGCACAGCAGGAAGCCACGATAAAATGGTACACCATGGAGGAGGCCATCGCGCTGAACAAGAAAGAGCAGAAGAAATTCTTTGTCGATCTCTACACCGATTGGTGCGGCTGGTGCAAGAAGATGGATTCCAATACTTTTTCCGATCCGGTGATAGCCAAATATATGAACGAAAATTTCTGGCCCGTAAAATTTGATGCCGAAGGCAGCGACCCTGTCACCGTAAACGGCCAGACCTTCGTAAATCCAAACCCCGACAAAAAGCGCTCGGCACACCAACTGGCCATAGCTTTGCTCAATGGAAAGATGTCGTACCCGTCGTTTGCCTTTTTGGATCAGGAGACAAGACTTATCACCATACTGCCCGGCTACAACACGCCCGAAAAGATCGAACCCGTGCTTCACTTCATTGTTGAAGAGGCCTATAAGAATGAGTCGTTTCAGGATTTCCAGGTATCCTTTAAAGGGAGTTTTAATAAATAG
- a CDS encoding galactokinase: MNIDELKKSFISRYGGTAQGLEVFFAPGRINLIGEHTDYNNGYVLPCAINFGTYLLARPNTEQVLRLASENFDYAAEVALGKPFSRQGDHWVNYPLGVYDQFAQRKVKVQGVDLLYYGNIPNGAGLSSSASIEVVTAVMLNDQARADLPMMELVKLSQQAENQFVGVNCGIMDQFAVGFGKKDHALFLDISTMRYELVPLKLGDYCIIVANTNKRRGLADSKYNERVKECQKAVEDLSKIRPINFLSDMTSQEFLGVKHLISDTNIRKRATHILSENHRVLDAVEALRLGDLPLLGQLMNASHNSLRHDYEVTGPELDALAEAARNTPGVLGSRMTGAGFGGCTISLVQKDAKENFKENVAQKYHQAIGLQADFYEIEPGDGARKLS; this comes from the coding sequence ATGAATATTGACGAATTGAAGAAGAGCTTTATAAGCCGCTACGGCGGGACAGCGCAAGGGCTGGAAGTGTTTTTTGCGCCCGGGCGTATCAATCTTATCGGTGAGCATACCGACTACAACAATGGCTATGTGCTGCCGTGCGCCATCAATTTCGGCACGTATCTGCTGGCGCGTCCCAACACGGAACAAGTGTTGCGGCTGGCGTCCGAAAATTTCGATTATGCGGCGGAGGTTGCGCTTGGGAAACCTTTTTCCCGTCAGGGCGATCATTGGGTGAATTATCCTTTGGGAGTTTATGACCAATTTGCACAGCGCAAGGTGAAAGTGCAGGGCGTCGATCTGCTTTATTATGGTAACATTCCCAATGGCGCCGGGCTTTCGTCGTCAGCTTCTATCGAGGTGGTGACAGCAGTAATGCTCAACGATCAGGCGCGGGCAGATTTGCCGATGATGGAGCTGGTGAAGCTTTCACAGCAGGCCGAGAATCAGTTTGTGGGCGTCAACTGCGGTATTATGGATCAGTTTGCGGTGGGTTTTGGTAAAAAAGATCATGCCTTGTTTCTCGACATTTCTACCATGAGATATGAGTTGGTGCCGCTGAAGCTGGGGGATTATTGCATCATCGTGGCCAACACCAACAAGCGCCGTGGCCTTGCCGACAGCAAATATAACGAGCGTGTGAAGGAGTGCCAGAAAGCTGTGGAAGATCTCAGCAAGATACGTCCCATCAATTTTTTGAGCGACATGACCTCTCAGGAGTTCCTCGGCGTAAAGCATCTTATCTCCGACACCAACATCCGCAAACGCGCCACGCACATCCTTTCCGAAAATCATCGGGTGCTGGATGCGGTGGAAGCTCTGCGACTGGGCGACCTGCCGCTGCTCGGCCAACTTATGAATGCTTCGCACAACTCCCTGCGCCACGACTACGAAGTGACCGGCCCGGAGCTTGACGCACTAGCGGAGGCCGCACGAAACACCCCCGGCGTGCTTGGTTCACGTATGACAGGCGCCGGCTTTGGTGGATGTACCATCAGTCTGGTGCAAAAAGATGCCAAAGAGAATTTTAAAGAAAACGTTGCGCAGAAATACCATCAGGCCATCGGTTTGCAAGCCGATTTTTATGAGATAGAACCCGGCGATGGTGCAAGAAAATTATCATAG
- the ppk2 gene encoding polyphosphate kinase 2 translates to MGNKNKHNKEKVEENHYENQPEKRQEKNHEEHPDEHHEEQPPLTDEFYEAELQRLQVELTKLQEWIKLKGLRVVVVFEGRDAAGKGGTIKRILQSLNPRVCRVVALGMPTEREMTQWYFQRYVPHLPAAGEMVLFDRSWYNRAGVERVMGYCTDEQYWEFLRSCPNFERMLIRSGLIMIKYWFSVSVEEQERRFQARINDPTKWWKLSPMDMESRQRWVEYSRAKDEMFSYTDTKVSPWFVVPSDDKKKARLNCISHLLSKIPYQDLMPEHFELPERPDGKGYMRPPMSEQTFVPEVY, encoded by the coding sequence GTGGGAAACAAGAATAAGCACAACAAAGAAAAAGTGGAAGAGAACCATTATGAAAACCAACCCGAGAAGCGTCAGGAGAAGAATCATGAGGAGCATCCCGACGAGCATCACGAGGAGCAACCACCGCTGACGGATGAGTTTTACGAAGCTGAATTGCAGCGATTGCAGGTAGAGCTGACAAAGCTGCAAGAGTGGATCAAGTTGAAAGGGCTGCGCGTGGTGGTGGTTTTCGAGGGGCGCGACGCTGCCGGCAAAGGCGGTACCATCAAGCGCATTTTGCAAAGTCTCAACCCGCGCGTCTGTCGTGTGGTGGCGCTGGGCATGCCCACCGAGCGCGAAATGACGCAGTGGTATTTCCAGCGTTATGTGCCGCATCTGCCCGCTGCCGGCGAGATGGTGCTCTTCGACCGGAGCTGGTACAACCGCGCCGGCGTTGAGCGTGTAATGGGCTACTGCACCGACGAGCAATACTGGGAGTTTCTGCGTTCTTGTCCCAACTTCGAGCGCATGCTCATCCGTTCGGGTTTGATCATGATCAAATATTGGTTTTCGGTGAGTGTGGAAGAGCAGGAGCGACGGTTCCAGGCACGCATCAACGACCCTACCAAGTGGTGGAAACTTAGCCCCATGGACATGGAGTCGCGGCAACGCTGGGTGGAATACTCACGCGCCAAAGACGAGATGTTTTCCTACACCGACACCAAGGTATCGCCGTGGTTTGTGGTGCCTTCCGACGACAAGAAAAAGGCGCGTCTCAACTGCATCAGCCATCTGCTGAGCAAAATACCCTACCAGGACCTGATGCCCGAACACTTCGAGCTGCCCGAACGTCCCGATGGCAAAGGCTACATGCGCCCGCCCATGAGCGAGCAGACTTTTGTGCCGGAGGTGTATTAG
- a CDS encoding UvrD-helicase domain-containing protein encodes MNRVIPEWETLNDLKQPLTSGERFLIEFLDMNLQKDDGFIYDNKIPKNENLSNYKGWLIFVQPFLNGSRPDIVLLHPFVGCQIIEVKDWDLIHYSYQGQYEFCVSDRNGTYSIKSPIKQVEHYKEKLSGQLVPQLGEEFDKDKKKYGLLKTSIYFHNASTKSCHDLFKHLSLNYGAFPIFGKDLLSSNNLRQIVPDSYLTQSYYWKREWNQELLFWLNPPFHSLEQTVKLNLNKYQKLFSEPTEGHCRVRGVAGSGKTQVLAYRAGKLASQEKTILILSFNITLWHYIRDMVQRSPFEFGWKSFTFGHFHGFCKDILNEFGEKWPKEAGDSEATFREIVPNKVLEVIQRGYYEKYDAIYIDEGQDYHIEWYKMLQSFLTERDELVVVCDKKQNIYGRNLDWLDKRRQGVDKFGDWIELKTVVRMPEGVAEITKRFSEEFGLNQDVRIENIQRPDLFNQYIEHTVWENIHESDWLSKIDNSYEVIKKNATSNHASDTVILLPNKDYGIECVRHFIDNKGLLVNHVFEDEDESKYHRHKKAFWMGDGRLKMSTIHSFKGWEVLNVIMLIPSEYYGSSELFDKQVYVAMTRTRQNLIVLNANERFRKFGEALPKRWI; translated from the coding sequence ATGAATAGAGTAATACCTGAATGGGAAACCCTTAATGATCTAAAACAACCGTTAACAAGCGGTGAAAGGTTCCTGATAGAATTCTTGGACATGAATCTTCAAAAAGATGATGGGTTTATTTATGACAATAAAATACCCAAAAATGAAAACCTGTCAAATTATAAGGGATGGTTAATCTTTGTGCAGCCTTTTTTAAATGGAAGTAGGCCAGATATTGTTTTACTTCATCCTTTTGTCGGTTGTCAAATAATTGAAGTAAAAGATTGGGATTTGATACATTACAGCTACCAAGGACAGTATGAGTTTTGTGTTTCAGATAGGAATGGAACATATTCGATAAAATCTCCGATAAAGCAAGTTGAACATTACAAAGAAAAACTGTCAGGTCAATTGGTTCCGCAGCTAGGTGAAGAATTTGATAAAGACAAAAAAAAATATGGATTACTTAAAACGTCAATATATTTTCACAATGCATCAACCAAAAGCTGCCATGATTTATTTAAACATTTGAGTCTTAACTATGGAGCATTCCCGATTTTTGGAAAGGATTTATTAAGTTCAAATAACTTAAGACAAATAGTGCCCGATAGCTACTTGACTCAAAGTTATTATTGGAAGAGAGAATGGAATCAAGAACTACTTTTTTGGCTAAACCCACCTTTTCATTCCTTAGAACAAACAGTAAAACTAAATTTAAATAAATATCAAAAACTATTCTCTGAACCAACCGAGGGGCATTGTAGAGTAAGAGGTGTTGCGGGAAGCGGAAAAACTCAAGTTCTAGCTTATCGAGCTGGCAAACTTGCTTCACAAGAGAAAACAATCCTTATTCTGTCATTCAATATAACTTTGTGGCATTATATTCGGGATATGGTTCAGAGAAGTCCATTTGAGTTCGGTTGGAAGTCATTTACATTTGGACACTTTCATGGATTCTGCAAAGACATCTTAAATGAGTTCGGAGAAAAATGGCCCAAAGAAGCAGGAGATAGTGAAGCCACTTTTAGGGAAATTGTTCCAAATAAAGTTTTAGAGGTAATTCAACGTGGATACTATGAGAAATACGACGCTATATATATTGATGAAGGACAGGATTATCACATTGAGTGGTATAAAATGTTACAAAGCTTTCTAACTGAGAGAGATGAACTTGTTGTTGTATGCGACAAAAAGCAAAATATTTATGGGCGTAATTTGGATTGGCTTGACAAACGAAGACAAGGGGTTGATAAATTCGGAGATTGGATTGAGTTAAAAACGGTAGTAAGAATGCCTGAAGGTGTTGCGGAAATTACAAAAAGATTTTCCGAAGAGTTTGGCTTAAATCAAGATGTGAGGATTGAGAATATTCAAAGGCCTGACCTTTTTAACCAATATATTGAACATACTGTTTGGGAAAATATTCATGAGTCTGACTGGCTTTCTAAAATTGATAACTCGTATGAAGTTATCAAGAAAAATGCAACTTCAAATCATGCGTCTGATACTGTAATCTTGTTGCCTAATAAGGATTATGGAATTGAATGTGTAAGGCATTTTATAGATAATAAAGGTTTATTGGTCAATCATGTGTTTGAGGATGAAGATGAAAGCAAATATCATCGTCATAAGAAAGCTTTCTGGATGGGGGATGGCAGGTTAAAAATGTCAACAATCCATTCCTTTAAAGGCTGGGAAGTTTTAAACGTAATAATGTTAATCCCATCTGAGTATTATGGGAGTTCTGAGTTGTTTGATAAACAGGTCTACGTTGCAATGACAAGAACAAGACAGAATTTAATTGTATTAAATGCAAATGAAAGGTTTAGGAAATTTGGGGAGGCACTGCCTAAAAGATGGATATAA
- a CDS encoding DUF1016 N-terminal domain-containing protein has product MEIKRELLQQIWDIISQSRDRAIRSVDHERVVMYWQIGKVIFEEEQQGEVRAEYGSFLIQSLSRQLQPQFGSGFSVRQLERYRQLYRTFPIASALRSQFN; this is encoded by the coding sequence ATGGAAATAAAGAGAGAACTTTTACAGCAAATATGGGACATTATTTCCCAGTCGCGCGATCGGGCAATCCGTTCGGTTGACCATGAGCGGGTTGTAATGTACTGGCAAATCGGCAAGGTAATTTTCGAAGAAGAGCAGCAGGGTGAAGTCCGCGCAGAGTACGGGAGTTTTCTTATCCAATCATTGTCAAGGCAGTTGCAGCCACAGTTTGGAAGCGGATTTTCGGTTAGGCAATTAGAGCGTTATCGCCAATTGTACCGCACATTCCCAATTGCGTCCGCACTGCGGTCGCAATTCAATTGA
- a CDS encoding carboxymuconolactone decarboxylase family protein → MKKEIKLPESISERTEFKRKFTLWELYRSFVYAPRAVSKLMGNKKSKLVDEHFVERLQLAVTEVNGCAACSYQHTKMALSQGMSNEEISSFLSGGGDFIRPEEAKAIMFAQHFADTRGYPTKDAYDVVVKEYGEKEARIILSAAQMMIAGNMYGIPLSAFQSRLKGKPYKDSTVVYELGMEIVGFLMLPIAIIHGFLRGLVGLPNERFDTTPSEE, encoded by the coding sequence ATGAAAAAAGAGATAAAATTGCCTGAATCGATAAGCGAAAGGACAGAGTTCAAGCGGAAATTTACGTTGTGGGAATTGTACCGGTCGTTTGTTTATGCGCCCAGGGCTGTGAGCAAACTTATGGGCAATAAGAAAAGTAAGTTAGTTGATGAGCATTTTGTGGAGCGCTTGCAACTGGCCGTAACGGAAGTAAACGGGTGTGCAGCCTGTTCCTATCAGCACACCAAAATGGCTTTGAGCCAGGGTATGAGCAACGAAGAAATTAGCAGCTTTCTGAGTGGCGGCGGCGACTTTATCAGGCCTGAAGAAGCCAAAGCCATTATGTTTGCCCAGCATTTTGCCGATACGCGGGGGTATCCCACAAAGGATGCCTACGATGTTGTTGTAAAAGAATATGGCGAAAAAGAAGCGCGGATCATTCTTTCGGCCGCACAGATGATGATTGCCGGCAACATGTACGGCATACCGCTGAGCGCTTTTCAGTCGCGCCTCAAAGGAAAGCCTTACAAAGACAGCACGGTGGTTTATGAACTAGGAATGGAGATTGTCGGTTTTCTGATGTTGCCCATAGCCATCATTCATGGCTTCCTGCGAGGTTTGGTAGGTTTGCCAAACGAACGGTTCGACACAACTCCGTCGGAGGAGTAG
- a CDS encoding OsmC family protein, with the protein MRDPLNISIDWTEKMLFTGTNDKTEAKVAIAVQGADGGKNNNATGPKHVFLQGLAACTGGAVLFLLEKLRAEMPSKFAIDISGKLTSEHPMYFETIDVVYRIEGNTDVNTIKKAITMSEDKYCGLTYMMRQVSKVSISVLVNGQTVEL; encoded by the coding sequence ATGAGAGACCCGCTTAACATTTCCATCGATTGGACAGAAAAAATGCTGTTCACTGGCACCAACGACAAAACGGAAGCTAAAGTAGCCATCGCGGTGCAAGGTGCTGATGGAGGTAAAAACAATAATGCTACAGGGCCAAAGCATGTATTCCTGCAGGGATTAGCAGCATGTACGGGTGGTGCTGTGCTTTTTCTGTTAGAAAAATTGAGAGCGGAAATGCCCTCAAAGTTTGCCATAGATATTTCAGGAAAACTCACCTCCGAGCACCCGATGTATTTTGAAACCATTGATGTGGTGTATCGTATTGAAGGAAATACGGATGTTAATACGATAAAAAAAGCCATAACAATGAGCGAAGATAAGTACTGTGGTTTGACGTATATGATGCGTCAGGTGTCGAAAGTGAGTATCAGCGTATTGGTAAATGGCCAGACTGTCGAATTGTAA
- a CDS encoding DUF202 domain-containing protein yields MKEPKDKNLFDKSREHLAIERTFLAWIRTSIALMGFGFVIVRFGLFLKQLALLFNPAEYPSQVHSSEVGVVMVAIGVLLAFMAFIQYRRHEIQLRSNSYYPSSLLLLFTTLVLIIGGVLLIFYLLSTI; encoded by the coding sequence ATGAAAGAACCAAAAGACAAAAACCTGTTTGATAAGTCGCGTGAGCATCTTGCTATCGAGCGGACTTTCCTGGCCTGGATACGCACCAGTATTGCCCTGATGGGTTTTGGCTTCGTAATAGTGAGATTCGGTTTATTCCTCAAGCAACTTGCCCTGTTGTTCAATCCCGCCGAATATCCTTCGCAGGTACATTCGTCGGAAGTGGGAGTGGTGATGGTGGCGATAGGTGTTTTACTTGCGTTCATGGCCTTCATCCAGTACCGAAGGCATGAAATACAATTGAGAAGCAATTCGTATTATCCCTCCTCGCTGCTTTTACTTTTTACAACGCTGGTGCTGATAATCGGCGGCGTGCTTTTGATATTCTACCTGCTGTCGACGATTTGA
- a CDS encoding T9SS type A sorting domain-containing protein, whose product MKKQMLLFAMALLMSTSLVGQGFISQDKQWNVLLTAFPSYVGTEIFKIQGDSIVDGTTYSKIWVSFDSLVSLQFMGLLREADNIVYYMQPNLTEGVLYNFNLQVGETAMVRNFFCYEYDIPVTVVSIDTVEYFGVERRQWLLQSEELYDTWVEGIGSLSGPLYSMFSMCVVCPMWELLCYYENDILQYRMPFATTCYGTSVGIDEPSPGTNISVSPNPVRSGENITIQAPGVSGSISIYDVFGKLVRSFLETDAPSTYDLAPGLYFVTITTFDNKRISVKLVVE is encoded by the coding sequence ATGAAAAAACAAATGCTTCTTTTCGCAATGGCCTTGCTGATGAGTACATCATTGGTTGGGCAGGGATTTATCTCACAGGATAAACAATGGAACGTTCTCCTGACGGCATTTCCTAGTTACGTCGGCACAGAGATATTTAAGATTCAGGGCGATTCCATCGTCGATGGTACCACCTACAGCAAAATTTGGGTTTCGTTTGATTCGCTGGTAAGCTTGCAATTTATGGGGCTGCTGCGCGAAGCCGACAATATTGTGTATTACATGCAGCCCAATCTTACCGAAGGCGTGCTTTACAACTTCAACCTGCAAGTGGGCGAAACCGCCATGGTGCGCAACTTTTTCTGTTATGAATATGATATACCGGTAACGGTTGTCAGTATCGACACCGTGGAGTACTTTGGCGTGGAGCGCCGGCAGTGGCTGCTGCAAAGCGAAGAGCTTTACGACACGTGGGTGGAAGGAATCGGTAGCCTGTCGGGGCCGCTTTATAGCATGTTTAGTATGTGTGTCGTCTGTCCGATGTGGGAACTGCTGTGCTACTACGAAAACGACATCCTGCAATACCGGATGCCCTTCGCCACCACCTGCTACGGCACCAGCGTTGGCATCGACGAACCATCGCCAGGCACAAATATTTCTGTATCACCAAATCCCGTCAGAAGCGGAGAAAATATAACTATACAGGCTCCCGGCGTCTCTGGCTCAATCAGCATTTACGATGTTTTCGGTAAGCTGGTACGCAGCTTTTTAGAAACCGATGCCCCTTCCACCTATGATCTGGCACCGGGGCTTTATTTTGTTACCATCACTACTTTCGATAACAAGAGGATTTCGGTAAAGCTGGTGGTGGAGTAG
- a CDS encoding M28 family peptidase produces the protein MKRRLMILLLMGAMLTGYGQTNNVVERIIEIGKTDNQTMQHLDVLCNRFGGRLVGSDAFENAAEWATYKFENWGMEVIKDEAGEVPVGFNRGPWFGRMLSDNGMHLHFATPSYTSGTKGVQRGHVVIEPANQREFDRMKKRLNGAWVLIGGESSGWPIDWSAAGDSRRDSIKLVNDDINEQNSVIRRANREAREAGLPEKELIQLIEEPALFYKEMREAGILGIIQSAKIPIRVLYDRKNIMSMTFESLPTVPDIKLDEHQYAIIRQMAEERHYFLLEFDIRNHFKMGPVKYHNIIGVIEGTEFPDEYVIMGAHLDAYDVATGGIDDGAGVTPTMEAARLIMEAGGKPRRTILVMLFAGEEFGLWGSQSWIDRNPEKLARISNMINRDGGPTVPMSVSVPANMREDFEAICAPINSINPDFPFTVNDRDPMERPTKAWGTDSGPFAVAGVPVISFNCEDPKGYNFSYHEIWHTERDQYNKSIPEYQNHAAIATAIMVYGLANLDHLLRADDYYQTPQMEKPEKKRK, from the coding sequence ATGAAAAGAAGATTGATGATTTTATTGTTGATGGGCGCTATGCTCACAGGCTACGGCCAAACGAACAACGTGGTGGAGCGCATCATCGAAATCGGAAAAACCGACAACCAAACCATGCAACACCTCGACGTGCTTTGCAATCGTTTTGGCGGACGGCTGGTAGGCTCGGATGCTTTTGAAAATGCTGCCGAATGGGCTACCTATAAATTCGAAAATTGGGGCATGGAGGTGATCAAGGACGAGGCCGGCGAGGTGCCGGTTGGTTTCAACCGCGGGCCGTGGTTTGGCCGCATGCTCTCCGACAACGGCATGCACCTGCACTTTGCCACACCCAGCTATACTTCAGGAACCAAAGGCGTGCAGCGCGGTCACGTGGTGATCGAGCCTGCCAACCAGCGCGAGTTCGACAGAATGAAGAAACGCCTCAACGGCGCCTGGGTGCTCATTGGCGGCGAAAGTAGTGGCTGGCCTATCGACTGGTCGGCAGCCGGTGACTCACGCCGCGACTCGATAAAACTGGTGAATGACGATATCAACGAGCAAAACAGTGTGATCCGCCGGGCGAACCGCGAGGCACGCGAAGCCGGGCTCCCCGAAAAGGAACTGATCCAGCTCATAGAAGAACCGGCACTATTTTACAAAGAAATGCGCGAGGCCGGCATTTTGGGAATCATACAATCAGCCAAAATTCCGATCCGCGTGCTCTACGATCGCAAAAATATTATGTCGATGACTTTCGAAAGCCTTCCTACCGTGCCCGATATCAAGCTCGACGAACACCAGTATGCCATCATCCGGCAAATGGCCGAAGAGCGGCATTACTTCCTGCTGGAGTTCGACATCCGCAACCATTTCAAGATGGGACCGGTGAAATATCACAACATAATCGGCGTGATAGAAGGCACGGAGTTTCCGGATGAGTACGTGATCATGGGCGCTCACCTGGATGCTTACGATGTAGCTACAGGTGGTATCGACGATGGTGCGGGCGTTACGCCCACCATGGAAGCTGCCCGCCTGATCATGGAGGCCGGAGGAAAGCCGCGTCGCACTATCCTGGTAATGCTTTTTGCCGGCGAGGAGTTTGGCCTTTGGGGCTCACAAAGTTGGATCGACCGCAACCCCGAAAAACTGGCGCGAATCTCCAACATGATAAACCGCGACGGCGGCCCCACAGTACCCATGAGCGTGAGCGTACCGGCAAATATGCGTGAAGATTTTGAAGCCATCTGCGCACCCATCAACTCCATCAATCCCGACTTCCCATTTACGGTAAACGATCGTGACCCTATGGAGCGCCCCACTAAAGCCTGGGGCACCGACAGCGGCCCATTTGCCGTAGCCGGCGTGCCAGTGATTAGTTTCAACTGTGAAGACCCGAAGGGTTACAACTTCAGCTATCACGAAATATGGCACACCGAGCGCGACCAATACAACAAAAGCATCCCCGAATACCAGAACCACGCGGCCATTGCTACCGCTATCATGGTATATGGCCTGGCCAACCTGGATCATCTGCTGCGGGCTGACGATTATTACCAGACGCCGCAAATGGAAAAACCGGAGAAAAAGAGGAAATAG